One genomic segment of Elgaria multicarinata webbii isolate HBS135686 ecotype San Diego chromosome 9, rElgMul1.1.pri, whole genome shotgun sequence includes these proteins:
- the CDKN1B gene encoding cyclin-dependent kinase inhibitor 1B, whose product MSNVRLSNGSPTLERMEARQADYPKPSACRNLFGPVDHAELARELQQHSRDLEAASRAKWNFDFQRDQPLRGRYEWRALAKPALPDFYSRAPRRRSAAPRAKPSGGSGNCPAAGCGRSRGISGEEEEEEEEDAAAAAEREAEAAAAATGAQTDFAGRSAGQRKRPASDDSSPQNKRANTTEEPISEDSPSASSVEQTPKKSSPRQPRT is encoded by the exons ATGTCCAACGTCCGTCTCTCGAATGGCAGCCCGACGCTGGAGCGCATGGAAGCCCGGCAAGCGGACTACCCCAAGCCCTCGGCGTGCCGGAACCTCTTCGGCCCCGTGGATCACGCGGAGCTGGCCCGGGAGCTGCAGCAGCACAGCCGCGACCTGGAAGCGGCCAGCCGCGCCAAGTGGAACTTCGACTTCCAGCGCGACCAGCCCCTGCGCGGCAGGTACGAGTGGCGAGCCCTGGCCAAGCCCGCCCTGCCCGACTTCTACAGCCGAGCGCCCAGGCGAAGAAGCGCCGCGCCGCGCGCCAAGCCCTCGGGGGGCAGCGGCAACTGCCCGGCGGCGGGCTGCGGGCGCTCCCGGGGAATctccggggaggaggaggaggaggaggaggaggacgcggcggcggcggccgagcgcgaggcggaggcagcagcagcagcaaccggaGCCCAAACGGATTTCGCGGGCCGCAGCGCGGGGCAAAGGAAGCGACCCGCCTCGGATG ATTCCTCTCCTCAAAACAAAAGAGCCAACACAACAGAAGAGCCGATTTCAGAAGACTCTCCCAGTGCCAGCTCAGTGGAACAAACACCGAAGAAATCCAGCCCAAGGCAGCCTCGGACGTAA